The genomic region ACACACCCTGGCCTCCTATGCCCTGGCCATCGAGCTTGGCGCGGACTTCGTCGAGCCCGACCTCGTGGCCACCAGGGACGGCGCGCTCATCGCCCGTCACGAAAACGAGATCGGCGGCACCACCGACGTTGCCGCCAAGTTCCCGGACCGCAAAACCCGCAAGGTCATCGACGGCAAGACGGTCGAAGGCTTTTTCGCCGAGGACCTGACCCTGGCCGAAGTGCGGACCCTGCGGGCCAAAGAACGCCTGCCCTTTCGTGACCAGAGCCGAAACGGCATTTTTCCCGTGCCCACCTTCGAGGAAATCATCGCCCTGGTCCGGCAAAAGGAACGGGAAACCGGGCGGGGCATCGGCCTCTATCCCGAAACCAAGCACCCGTCCTATTTTCGGTCCATAGGCCTTCCCCTGGAAGGTCGGCTGGTGGAGATTCTCGATCAAAATGGCTACAGCGGCCCGGACGCGCCGGTTTTCATCCAATCCTTTGAAATGGCGAACCTCAAGGATCTGCGCCGCATGACAGAGATGCCGCTCATCTTCCTGCTCGGCGCGTCGGAGGCTCGGCCATACGATTTCACGCTGGCCGGCGACCCGCGCACCTTCGGCGACCTGGCCACCCCGGCGGCGCTTGCCGCCATCGCCGCCTTCGCCCGGGGCATCGGGCCCTGGAAGCGGCTCATCGTCCCGGAAGAGAGCGACAAGAGCCTCGGCGCGCCAACGGCGCTTATCGCCGACGCCCATGCGGCGGGGCTCCTCGTCCATCCCTACACCTTTCGCAACGAAGAGCGCTATCTGGCCCCGGCCTATCACAACGCCCCCTCAGCGGAATACCGCCACTTCTTCGCCTTGGGCGTGGACGGCGTCTTTTCGGATTTCCCCGACACGGCCGCAACCGCCCGCACCCTCTTTTCCCAACGGCCAACCCAACCCCGTCAAAAGGTTTAGGAAAGGGAGAGCGCGAGAGGGGAGAACCCTTTTCAAAGGGTTTCCCCTCTCGCATTCCGCCTTTTCCAACCGCCTTGACGCGCTAATCGGCGGCGATGGGGAAGTCCTCGACCGTGCCCGGGACGCCGGTGGTCGGGGTCTGTTCGCCGT from Solidesulfovibrio fructosivorans JJ] harbors:
- a CDS encoding glycerophosphodiester phosphodiesterase; translation: MDFPKPIIIGHRGACGHLPEHTLASYALAIELGADFVEPDLVATRDGALIARHENEIGGTTDVAAKFPDRKTRKVIDGKTVEGFFAEDLTLAEVRTLRAKERLPFRDQSRNGIFPVPTFEEIIALVRQKERETGRGIGLYPETKHPSYFRSIGLPLEGRLVEILDQNGYSGPDAPVFIQSFEMANLKDLRRMTEMPLIFLLGASEARPYDFTLAGDPRTFGDLATPAALAAIAAFARGIGPWKRLIVPEESDKSLGAPTALIADAHAAGLLVHPYTFRNEERYLAPAYHNAPSAEYRHFFALGVDGVFSDFPDTAATARTLFSQRPTQPRQKV